GTTTGCAACGCAAAAAGAGTTCCGCGTGCGGCGGCTTGATGTTGTGTTTTACCTGCTGCTGCGGCGGCTCTTCGGCCTCACGTTTACCGCGAAGTTTCTTGAGGGACGTGAGCGGCTTATGATCGAGCGCTACGAGCGCTACATCGCGGGAGTCAAAGATGCTGCGCTCCGAGTGCGGATGGAGGAGGTGCTCGCGCATGAGCGCGAGCACGAGCGGTACTTCATCAACCAGGTGAGGGAGGGAAAAGTGGAGTTCATGTCGAGTATCGTCTTGGGGCTTAATGACGGCCTGATCGAGCTCACCGGTGCGCTCACCGGTTTCTCTTTTGCGCTTGGCACGACGCGCCTCGTTGCCGCGGCCGGGCTCATCACCGGCGTCGCGGCGTCGCTCTCTATGGCCGCAAGCGCATTCCTCCAGGCCGAGTTTGAGGCAGGGAAGCGGCCGCAGAGCGCCGCGCTCTACACCGGCGTCTCGTACCTCGCGGTCGTCGGCATCCTCGTCGCACCGTTTTTCTTTTTCGGCAGCGTTTTTTCGGCGCTCGCCCTGATGCTTACGAGCGCCGTCGCGATCATCGCCGCGGTGTCGTTTTACACCGCCGTGATCTTCGGCCGCTCCTTCGCGCGCCAGCTCGGCACGATGCTTTTCTTCAGCCTCGGCGTTGCGGCAGTTGCATTCTCGATCGGGTTTCTTTTTCGTACACTCACAGGCGTTACGGTATAAGGGTGGCAGTTTGCGAGCGTACCTTTCCCCTGCTCTAGTTTTCGTCGTGTTGGCTGCGGAATGTTGTTAGTTTTTGGCCGAGTCTTGAAACCAGCGAACTGTTCTTGCGAGGCCCTCTTTGAGCGGCGTGCGTGCTCTGAAGCCGAGGAGGCGTCGGGCTTTGTGTGTGTCCGCACGGGTGGCGCGGACATCGCCGATGCGCGGCGGTCGACGCTCGAGCTCGAGCGGCTTGCCAGTCGACCTCTCAATAAGCGAGTGCAGATCAGAGAGCGAGACGCTGGTGCCGCCTGCGACGTTGATTGCCATGCCGGAAAAAGGTTTTGCGGCGCGCATCGCGAGGATGTTTGCCTCGGCTACGTCGTCAACGTAGCAGAAGTCGCGTGACTGCCCCCCGTCGCCTTCAAGGTAGGGTGTTTTCGCGCCGTTTGTAAAGAGTGTTTCGAGCCATGCGGCAATGACGGTCGAGTACGGCGAGTCGCCGTGCTGCCCGGGGCCGTAGACGTTGAAATAGCGCAGGCAGACCGTGTCGAGTCCGTAGAGCTTGCTCCATTGTTGGCAGAGGAGCTCGCAGAGGTATTTTTGGAGCGCGTAGGGCGAGCGGGGGTTTGCGGGCGTGCTTTCCCTCGTCGGAAGTTGTGTCGTGTTGCCGTACACGGACGATGAGGAAGAGAATATGAAGCGTTTGACGTGGTGTTTTGCGGCTGCTTCAAGAAGCGCGATTGTGCCCAAGACATTGGTTTCCGCCGTTTCGTGCGGGTGCTCCACCGAATACGCGACGCGCGGGAGTGCCGCGAAGTGGAAGATATAGGAAGGGGAGTGGTTTCGAAACACACGCGCGAGAAGCTCGCGGTCGCAAATTGAACCGCGATAGAGCGTGGCGTCCTGAGGCACCACTTCAGCGCGGCCGTTTGAGAGATCGTCAATGCCGATAACTGGCACGCGTGGTCGTGCCCTCATGAAGCGCTTCGCGAAATTACTGCCGATAAAGCCGGCGATGCCGGTGATGAGGATAGACATGGTTTACACAATGTTTACACAATTTCCAATTTCTAACTTCTGATTTTTGAGTACGGACTTACCTCAATTCGAAATCAGAAATTAAAAATCCGAAGTTGCGTTAGCAAAATTCGAATTTGCGTCAGCGGTTTGCACAATTTTCAATTTTCAAGGGCCCAATTTTCAAACACGACCGTCGTCGTTATTGAGTCATTGACACATTAAAAATTGATTGAAAATTGCAAAATTGAAAATTGGAAATTAAGTGATTTAGGCATTGACGACATCACTGCGTCCGGAGAAAAGCGAAGCGCGCACATTTGAGACTGTCCGGAGCTGCTCTGGCGTGTTGACGCCGAGGACTTCTTCGGGGAGCGCGGCGGGCAGGGCGAGAATAGAGCGGCCGCGCCCGGTGAGCACGCGCACGGCGTCAGTGAGATAATACTCGCCGTTTGCGCTGTTCGGCCGGAGGTTTTTGAGCGCAGAAAAGAGCGCTCGCGCACGATAGCAGTAGGCGCCCGCGTTGATCTCGCGGATCTCTCGCTCCTCCTCAGTCGCGCTTTTCTCTTCTTCAATCCGCACAACGCGGCCCGAGGCGTTCCGGACGATGCGGCCGTAGCCGGTTGGATTATCGAGGAGGGCGGTAAGAAGTGCTCCTGTCGCGCGTGCCTTTCGGTGCGCGACAAAAAGGCGCGCGAGGGTCTCGGAGCGGATAAGCGGCGTATCGCCGTAGCGGATGAGGACGTCACCGTCAAATCCTTTGAGGAGGCTCTCGGTAATGGAGACCGCATGCCCAGTGCCGCGCTGTTCCTCCTGTCTTATAAACTCAATAGGAAGCTCCGAGTACGCACGCACGGCCCCGGCGACTGCCTCGGCCCGATAGCCGACGACGAGAATGACGCGCTGGGGTGCGAGCGGCACAATGGCTTCGAGCACATGCGCGATCAATGGCTTGCCATCGAGTTCGTGGCAGACTTTCGGGATGTCGCCACCCATACGGGTACCTTTACCCGCCGCAAGGATTATTACTGCAAGGGAGCGCATAGAAAATATGCACTTTCTGTAACTTCGCACGCCTGTGCGACGCTACATGCCTGGGCGCTACTCTCGCGAGCCCGCGTGAGATACAATGCTTAGGCCCCGTCCATAAATACCTTCCCCATCTCGCACTC
This genomic window from bacterium contains:
- a CDS encoding NTP transferase domain-containing protein, translated to MRSLAVIILAAGKGTRMGGDIPKVCHELDGKPLIAHVLEAIVPLAPQRVILVVGYRAEAVAGAVRAYSELPIEFIRQEEQRGTGHAVSITESLLKGFDGDVLIRYGDTPLIRSETLARLFVAHRKARATGALLTALLDNPTGYGRIVRNASGRVVRIEEEKSATEEEREIREINAGAYCYRARALFSALKNLRPNSANGEYYLTDAVRVLTGRGRSILALPAALPEEVLGVNTPEQLRTVSNVRASLFSGRSDVVNA
- a CDS encoding VIT1/CCC1 transporter family protein, which translates into the protein MTPDFFAHHQYRDYVIYTALARRERNPEFRRILELLIGQEYTDYEFWKQFATQKEFRVRRLDVVFYLLLRRLFGLTFTAKFLEGRERLMIERYERYIAGVKDAALRVRMEEVLAHEREHERYFINQVREGKVEFMSSIVLGLNDGLIELTGALTGFSFALGTTRLVAAAGLITGVAASLSMAASAFLQAEFEAGKRPQSAALYTGVSYLAVVGILVAPFFFFGSVFSALALMLTSAVAIIAAVSFYTAVIFGRSFARQLGTMLFFSLGVAAVAFSIGFLFRTLTGVTV
- a CDS encoding NAD-dependent epimerase/dehydratase family protein → MSILITGIAGFIGSNFAKRFMRARPRVPVIGIDDLSNGRAEVVPQDATLYRGSICDRELLARVFRNHSPSYIFHFAALPRVAYSVEHPHETAETNVLGTIALLEAAAKHHVKRFIFSSSSSVYGNTTQLPTRESTPANPRSPYALQKYLCELLCQQWSKLYGLDTVCLRYFNVYGPGQHGDSPYSTVIAAWLETLFTNGAKTPYLEGDGGQSRDFCYVDDVAEANILAMRAAKPFSGMAINVAGGTSVSLSDLHSLIERSTGKPLELERRPPRIGDVRATRADTHKARRLLGFRARTPLKEGLARTVRWFQDSAKN